A region of the Geomonas subterranea genome:
CAGCGCTCCTGCACGAAGCGGGTGAGCGCGGTGTGGGTATCGGCGGCGGAGTTTTCCTGCGGGCCCGGCGTGATGCTCTGCTGCCTGGCGTCCCACTTGATGCGCAAGGTGGGGTAGAAGTTGATGCAATCGTAGGCGATGTTTTTTTCTTCCTTGGAGCAGCGCACCAGGGTCAGGACGTCGACCAGGAGGCCGCTGTACGCGGACTCCACGGTCATGCGCAGCACCTCGTTGAAGTCGCAAGCCGTGTGGTAGCTGACGCCGATCCGGTCGAGCGCCTGCTCGTACGCCGACCTCGCCTCCGGCTCACGCACCACCATCAATATCCTGGTATCTTCCATGACGCTCGCCATCGCCTCGTGACCGGGACCGGCGCCCCGCTGAGAGTCCAGGGCACCGGTCGCCAAGCCTGCGCCCGGCCGGGCGCCTATTTACTCCTGGGTCGCCCTGCTCAGTTCCTGCCGCAGCCTGTTGCTCGCGGCGATCCGCTTGCCGGCGTTCCCCACCATGATGTCCTGTGCCGCGATCTCCCTGCCGTAGTAAGCGGCATCGGCCTGGTCGTCCACCTGGAGCGCCGCGCCTTCGAGGGACAGGCCTGCGAACAGGCCCCGGCTGCGCGAATAGGAGAGGATGCCCGATTTGAAGGTGATGTCGGTCGCGGCTTCCACCTTGCGCCCCACCGGACCGGCGGCGACCCCGGCGTCGGCCCCGAGGGTAAATTTCCCCTGCAGCAGCTTATCCACGTCCTTTAGCTCCTTGAAGACGAGGATGAGGTCGGTGGAGGTGGCCCCCACCTGCCATCCGATACTGCCGCCGGTGATGCTGACGAAGATCGGGTCGCTCCAGCTGCTGTCCTCCTTTCTCACGGACAGGACCCCGGTGCCATGCCGCCCCCCCACGACGAACGCCCCCTTGATCACCCCCGGTATGATGGCGACCGCCTTGGCGTCCCGCAGCAGCGCCGGGGGAATCCCCTTCTCCGGTATCTTCATGATGTCCTGCAGCACAGTTGCCGACTTCTGAACCTTCTTGGCTTCGCCCTTGGCGCAGGCGGCGCCGGCCCAGCATGCGACCAGCAACATGGCGACCATACCTACCGAGATCTTCCTGGCGATACTCATGGCTTACCTCCTTTTCCGCCACGGCCTTGAAAGCCTGCGGGCCCTGGTGCTATCTCTCCTGTGCGTGCGGCTTCGACGCATCTCGATCCGGAGTCATTGCCCGGTCCTTCGCGACCATGTGCCCAACCACCGATATTCCTGCCATGATGACAGCGATGCAGCAATACCTCGTAGTCCTGGTGATCTTCATGAACACGCCCCCCTTTTATATTAATTTGGACCAATAATGGATAACACAGGGGAAAAGGTTGTCAACGGAGGTGCTGGAGCAGAGAGCGCGGGAGGAGGGATGGGGTGGCGGGAAAAAGGACAAAAAAAAAGCCCCGGATCGCTCCGGGACTTTTTTCGCTGCGT
Encoded here:
- a CDS encoding PilZ domain-containing protein encodes the protein MATGALDSQRGAGPGHEAMASVMEDTRILMVVREPEARSAYEQALDRIGVSYHTACDFNEVLRMTVESAYSGLLVDVLTLVRCSKEEKNIAYDCINFYPTLRIKWDARQQSITPGPQENSAADTHTALTRFVQERCGTFPARCLRRFARKDSYLSLLLSRDGLPSTAALKTFTVNISQGGAFIQTTDPFAKTDRVWLRFPALAEEALQAGVCWSIPWGGCRSIPGIGVMFDQGLSPRQVEWLKQVAPA
- a CDS encoding lipid-binding SYLF domain-containing protein produces the protein MSIARKISVGMVAMLLVACWAGAACAKGEAKKVQKSATVLQDIMKIPEKGIPPALLRDAKAVAIIPGVIKGAFVVGGRHGTGVLSVRKEDSSWSDPIFVSITGGSIGWQVGATSTDLILVFKELKDVDKLLQGKFTLGADAGVAAGPVGRKVEAATDITFKSGILSYSRSRGLFAGLSLEGAALQVDDQADAAYYGREIAAQDIMVGNAGKRIAASNRLRQELSRATQE